A genomic stretch from Cervus canadensis isolate Bull #8, Minnesota chromosome 27, ASM1932006v1, whole genome shotgun sequence includes:
- the LOC122428652 gene encoding translation initiation factor IF-2-like yields MNQKDTDPMPERRVQGRSGCRKPGGSQGLPPRPRDVIVISYSEPEPAESCPRSGSRVPSALSWRRPFRPPPPKTKARHTNDKVVEVGGVGEREPRRHGAWGEVGGEGSLRRRHPGRDPGRRDPQAEPPSRAFGLGHETGPPCPLREPQEELSRRLRRRWGLLEHPPLPAAVVLPPPRGSRSPRPAGRRAGEEESQPAEGAPRFPRASGTRARACRPGDNGREGGKKGLRNLAEELNGVERRGEGLGRGRRGGGGRSAAAGGRAASEALKVSLADIAAEPRTREAAAAAEEAAAAEAEVRPGPALARAPARGLASAAAPGSAADRKEELAGAPREDGAAGRLRGVSRPEPRRSEPRRPRRVLGL; encoded by the exons ATGAACCAGAAAGACACGGACCCTATGCCCGAG AGGCGGGTTCAAGGGAGATCAGGCTGCAGGAAACCCGGAGGCTCTCAGGGGCTGCCGCCCCGGCCTCGTGATGTAATTGTTATTTCTTACTCGGAGCCTGAACCCGCGGAGAGCTGCCCGAGAAGCGGCAGCCGGGTGCCTTCTGCCTTGTCTTGGAGG CGCCCgttccgccccccaccccccaagactAAAGCAAGACACACAAATGACAAGGTGGTGGAAGTTGGGGGGGTGGGCGAGAGGGAGCCCAGGAGACACGGGGCGTGGGGTGAAGTGGGCGGAGAAGGAAGCCTAAGACGCCGGCACCCAGGAAGGGACCCGGGGCGTCGCGACCCCCAGGCTGAGCCCCCTTCGCGGGCCTTTGGCCTGGGTCACGAGACTGGTCCCCCCTGCCCCCTCCGGGAGCCCCAGGAGGAGCTGTCCCGGCGCCTTCGGCGGCGGTGGGGGCTGCTGGAGCACCCGCCTCTCCCGGCCGCCGTGGTCCTCCCGCCGCCTCGGGGCTCCCGCAGCCCCCGCCCGGCCGGCCGGAGGGCGGGCGAGGAGGAAAGCCAGCCAGCCGAGGGTGCCCCGCGGTTCCCGCGAGCCTCCGGGACTCGAGCGCGTGCCTGCCGCCCCGGTGACAATGggagagaaggggggaaaaaagggttAAGAAACTTGGCTGAAGAGCTGAATGGCGTGGAGCGGCGAGGGGAGGGACTGGGCCGCGGCCGCCGCGGCGGCGGAGGGAGGAGCGCGgctgcgggcgggcgggcggcgagCGAGGCGCTCAAAGTCAGCCTCGCAGACATTGCAGCAGAGCCCCGAActcgggaggcggcggcggcggcggaggaggcggcggcggccgagGCGGAGGTACGACCCGGCCCCGCGCTCGCCCGCGCGCCCGCCCGTGGCCTCGCGTCGGCCGCTGCGCCCGGCAGCGCAGCCGATCGGAAGGAAGAGCTCGCCGGGGCGCCGAGGGAGGACGGGGCGGCGGGGCGCCTTCGCGGAGTGAGCCGGCCGGAGCCCCGGCGCTCGGAGCCGCGGCGGCCTCGG AGAGTGCTTGGATTGTGA